One segment of Panicum virgatum strain AP13 chromosome 3K, P.virgatum_v5, whole genome shotgun sequence DNA contains the following:
- the LOC120700397 gene encoding paired amphipathic helix protein Sin3-like 4 isoform X4, with the protein MAPPAPAPQGNLTTNDALTYLKNVKEKFQDRRHKYDEFLEVMRDFKSNKIDTAGVILRVKTLFHGHSDLILGFNAFLPKGYEIKHEDLDRKPVDFAMAISFVNRIKSRFQQEDRVYKSFLAILNMYRMHNKPIQDVYEEVAKLLRSHPDLLEEFKNFLPENPTPPQRERAFPTTADPDSSVDRPDSEHVVQRSTEEKNRNACHNQDRRDYERNDKYDNRELCGRKPQRKVEGTGDDTLGGPSISPLSLNDNYVLMKSSNTQEFHFCEKVKVKLEPEAYQKFLKCLHIYSQEIITISELKRLVKDILQHYPDLVSGFNEFLEHCENIDGFLEGLLNDRQTSRTDKTLEKERDKEQGDPEKERYKERGKPEKASPFNSKEGASHKATAVPSKEKYNLCKPISELDLSNCQRCTPSYRLLPKNYPMPLASNLTEIGAAVLNDLWVSVTSGSEDYSFKHMRKNQYEESLFRCEDDRFELDILLESVNSTIKRVEELIEKMDKSFKPDSSIDIDEHLNTLNMRCIERVYGDHGLDVVDVLRKNADVALPVILTRLKQKQEEWSRCQSDFNKIWAEIYAKNYHKSLDHRSFYFKQQDTKNLSAKVLLSEIKEINENKRKGDDVLLAVAAGNRRPIVPNMSFEYVDSDIHEDLYQIIKYSCGELCSSSDQVDKAMRIWTTFLEPILGIQHQGHGTEDAGMVKAKSRTRKVSLACGEKRNNATPNGTVAVKPANGDENILKECVQPPRAIFVNEATEDAQDCSHEGEQTFSRDEDLPNAAMHGRVQNASSAADKVATAQNISTKGSVGNTDLSPTEKNQCRANMDLVPGNTTSAGAKAVVELKGRNETILSTGKREAGTIKSLHGVGANPFNKYSGSHSNLKPEREEGELSPNGDFGEENFGVFQVEASDGTSNLKEGSACRPLQGRHKEVVKFAGENNADADDEGDESAQRSTEDSENASEAGEDASGSESGGGEEFSREDHEEEEDGMDPDTNSQSDGGAEVTDAQDLDVGISLSFSERLHSTVKPLYKYVASTLQNHDDKDAHIFYGNDSFYVLFRLHQVLYERILSAKIHSSTLEKKWKASKDTKSSDQYSKFISALYSLLDGSSDSTKFEDDCRSIIGTQSYVLFTLDKLIYKVVKQLQAVASDEMDNKLLQLYLYEKSRSPGRFLDLVYHENARVLLHDESIYRFECHSNPTRLSVQLMEYGNEKPEVTAVTFDPTFSQYLYNDYLSSIQDTKLADDVFLRRNKRKQGGNDDPPASLKTMDNIMFVNGLECKISCKTSKVSYVLDTEDFLFRMRKRRRAPSSGTMPAEANFAKAYTVKSQEFHRFLSRP; encoded by the exons atggcgccgccggcgccggcgccgcagggGAACCTCACCACCAACGACGCCCTCACCTACCTCAAGAACGTCAAGGAGAAGTTCCAGGACAGGCGCCACAAGTACGACGAGTTCCTCGAGGTCATGCGCGATTtcaagagcaacaagatcgACACCGCCGGCGTCATCCTCCGCGTCAAGACCCTGTTCCACGGCCACTCCGACCTGATCCTCGGCTTCAACGCCTTCCTCCCCAAGGGGTACGAGATCAAGCACGAGGACCTCGACAGGAAGCCCGTCGATTTTGCCATGGCCATCAGCTTTGTCAACAGGATTAAG AGCCGATTCCAGCAGGAGGACCGTGTCTACAAGTCATTCCTCGCGATCCTCAACATGTACCGCATGCATAACAAGCCCATCCAAGATGTTTATGAGGAG GTCGCGAAACTGCTCCGAAGCCATCCTGATTTGCTTGAGGAgttcaagaacttcttgccggAAAACCCCACGCCTCCACAG AGGGAGAGAGCTTTTCCGACAACTGCTGATCCTGACTCCAGTGTTGATCGCCCTGATTCTGAGCATGTTGTCCAGAGGAGTACTGAGGAGAAAAATCGCAATGCCTGCCACAATCAGGATAGAAGAGATTATGAAAGGAATGATAAATATGACAATAGAGAGCTATGTGGCCGTAAACCACAAAGAAAGGTGGAGGGTACAGGTGATGATACACTAGGGGGGCCTAGCATCTCTCCTTTATCATTGAATGATAATTATGTACTGATGAAAA GTTCAAACACACAAGAGTTTCACTTTTGCGAAAAAGTGAAGGTGAAGCTAGAGCCTGAAGCTTACCAAAAGTTCTTGAAATGCCTTCACATATACAGCCAAGAAATTATTACAATAAGTGAATTGAAAAGATTG GTAAAGGACATACTTCAGCACTACCCCGATCTTGTGAGTGGATTCAATGAATTCTTGGAACATTGTGAAAACATAG ATGGCTTTCTGGAAGGACTCTTAAATGATA GGCAAACATCACGGACAGATAAGACTctggaaaaagagagagacaaAGAGCAGGGAGATCCTGAGAAAGAGAGATATAAGGAACGGGGAAAACCTGAAAAAGCATCGCCATTCAATTCTAAGGAAGGAGCTAGTCACAAAGCTACTGCAGTCCCAAGCAAAGAAAAATATAACTTATGCAAACCAATATCAGAGCTTGATCTGTCAAACTGTCAGCGGTGCACTCCAAGTTACCGACTTTTGCCTAAAAAT TATCCAATGCCTCTTGCAAGCAACCTGACTGAAATTGGAGCTGCAGTGCTTAATGATCTCTGGGTATCAGTGACCTCTGGAAGTGAAGACTATTCATTTAAGCACATGCGCAAAAATCAGTATGAAGAAAGCTTGTTTAGATGTGAAGATGACAG GTTTGAGCTGGACATACTGTTGGAATCCGTTAATTCCACAATTAAGCGGGTTGAAGAGTTGATAGAAAAGATGGACAAATCATTTAAACCAGACAGCTCAATCGACATCGATGAACATTTGAATA CTCTGAATATGAGGTGCATTGAGCGGGTATATGGTGACCATGGACTTGATGTCGTGGATGTTCTTCGCAAAAACGCTGATGTGGCATTACCAGTTATTTTAACCAGGCTTAAACAAAAGCAGGAGGAATGGTCAAGGTGCCAGTCAGATTTTAATAAAATTTGGGCtgaaatatatgcaaaaaattATCACAAATCTCTCGACCATCGCAGTTTCTATTTCAAACAACAAGATACAAAGAATCTGAGCGCAAAAG TTCTATTGTCTGAGATTAAAGAAATCAATGAGAACAAAAGGAAGGGGGATGATGTGTTACTTGCAGTTGCAGCTGGCAACAGGCGGCCTATAGTTCCCAATATGTCATTTGAGTATGTAGATTCAGACATTCACGAAGATCTTTACCAGATCATCAAATACTCTTGTGGAGAACTCTGCAGTTCTTCAGATCAAGTTGACAAAGCGATGAGAATCTGGACAACATTTTTGGAGCCTATATTGGGTATTCAACATCAAGGTCATGGCACTGAAGATGCAGGTATGGTGAAAGCAAAGAGTCGAACCAGAAAAGTCAGTTTGGCATGCGGTGAGAAAAGAAATAATGCAACACCAAATGGTACAGTTGCTGTTAAGCCTGCCAATGGTGATGAAAATATTCTAAAGGAATGTGTACAACCTCCTCGTGCTATATTTGTAAATGAAGCTACAGAAGATGCCCAAGATTGTTCCCATGAAGGTGAGCAAACTTTCAGCAGAGATGAGGACTTACCAAATGCTGCAATGCATGGAAGAGTACAAAACGCCAGTTCTGCAGCTGACAAAGTagctactgcacaaaacatcTCCACCAAAGGATCTGTGGGGAACACTGATCTTTCTCCGACTGAAAAAAATCAGTGTAGAGCAAATATGGACCTTGTACCAG GTAATACTACCTCTGCTGGAGCTAAGGCTGTGGTCGAATTGAAGGGTAGGAATGAAACAATTCTGTCTACAGGG AAAAGAGAAGCTGGGACAATCAAATCTTTGCATGGAGTGGGTGCTAATCCATTTAATAAATATTCTGGTTCACACAGCAATTTAAAGCCAGAaagagaagaaggtgaattATCTCCTAATGGTGATTTTGGAGAGGAAAACTTTGGTGTTTTCCAAGTTGAAGCTTCAGATGGAACTTCTAATCTGAAGGAAGGTTCAGCCTGCAGACCTCTCCAGGGCAGACATAAGGAAGTTGTCAAGTTTGCTGGCGAGAATAATGCTGATGCAGATGATGAAGGTGATGAGAGTGCCCAGAGGTCTACAGAGGATAGTGAAAATGCATCTGAGGCTGGTGAAGATGCCTCTGGCAGCGAATCTGGTGGTGGTGAGGAATTTTCTCGAGAAGatcatgaggaagaagaggatggtaTGGACCCTGATACAAATTCCCAAAGTGACGGTGGGGCAGAGGTCACGGATGCACAAGATCTGGATGTAGGAATATCACTGTCATTTTCAGAACGTTTGCACAGCACAGTTAAACCACTTTACAAGTATGTTGCCTCCACATTACAAAACCATGACGATAaagatgcacatatattttatgGAAACGATTCGTTTTATGTTCTGTTCAGGCTACATCAG GTCTTATATGAGAGAATATTGTCAGCTAAGATACACTCTTCCACATTAGAGAAGAAGTGGAAGGCTTCAAAGGATACAAAATCTTCAGACCAATATTCGAA GTTTATCAGTGCCCTATACAGCTTGCTTGATGGTTCTTCTGACAGCACCAAATTCGAAGACGACTGCCGCTCCATCATTGGGACTCAATCATATGTTCTCTTTACTTTAGATAAACTGATATACAAAGTTGTGAAGCAG CTTCAAGCAGTAGCATCTGATGAAATGGACAACAAGCTTCTCCAGCTTTATCTGTATGAAAAATCCAGATCTCCTGGGAGATTCCTTGATCTGGTATATCATGAAAATGCACGTGTCCTTCTCCATGATGAGAGCATATACCGATTTGAATGC CATTCAAATCCTACAAGATTATCTGTTCAACTCATGGAGTATGGGAATGAAAAACCTGAAGTGACAGCTGTCACATTTGATCCAACCTTTTCACAATATCTTTATAATGATTATCTGTCAAGTATTCAAGATACCAAATTGGCTGATGATGTCTTCCTTAGGAG GAATAAGCGGAAGCAAGGGGGAAATGATGACCCCCCAGCTTCATTGAAGACCATGGACAATATCATGTTTGTCAATGGTCTTGAGTGCAAGATATCTTGCAAAACCTCAAAG GTTTCCTATGTCCTTGACACCGAGGATTTCTTATTTCGAATGAGAAAGAGGAGGAGAGCTCCATCTAGTGGAACCATGCCTGCAGAGGCAAATTTTGCGAAAGCTTATACTGTAAAATCACAAGAATTTCATAGATTTCTCTCCAGGCCGTAG
- the LOC120700397 gene encoding paired amphipathic helix protein Sin3-like 4 isoform X2 — protein MAPPAPAPQGNLTTNDALTYLKNVKEKFQDRRHKYDEFLEVMRDFKSNKIDTAGVILRVKTLFHGHSDLILGFNAFLPKGYEIKHEDLDRKPVDFAMAISFVNRIKSRFQQEDRVYKSFLAILNMYRMHNKPIQDVYEEVAKLLRSHPDLLEEFKNFLPENPTPPQVATVSRVRHARSVQTIKRERAFPTTADPDSSVDRPDSEHVVQRSTEEKNRNACHNQDRRDYERNDKYDNRELCGRKPQRKVEGTGDDTLGGPSISPLSLNDNYVLMKSSNTQEFHFCEKVKVKLEPEAYQKFLKCLHIYSQEIITISELKRLVKDILQHYPDLVSGFNEFLEHCENIDGFLEGLLNDRQTSRTDKTLEKERDKEQGDPEKERYKERGKPEKASPFNSKEGASHKATAVPSKEKYNLCKPISELDLSNCQRCTPSYRLLPKNYPMPLASNLTEIGAAVLNDLWVSVTSGSEDYSFKHMRKNQYEESLFRCEDDRFELDILLESVNSTIKRVEELIEKMDKSFKPDSSIDIDEHLNTLNMRCIERVYGDHGLDVVDVLRKNADVALPVILTRLKQKQEEWSRCQSDFNKIWAEIYAKNYHKSLDHRSFYFKQQDTKNLSAKVLLSEIKEINENKRKGDDVLLAVAAGNRRPIVPNMSFEYVDSDIHEDLYQIIKYSCGELCSSSDQVDKAMRIWTTFLEPILGIQHQGHGTEDAGMVKAKSRTRKVSLACGEKRNNATPNGTVAVKPANGDENILKECVQPPRAIFVNEATEDAQDCSHEGEQTFSRDEDLPNAAMHGRVQNASSAADKVATAQNISTKGSVGNTDLSPTEKNQCRANMDLVPGNTTSAGAKAVVELKGRNETILSTGKREAGTIKSLHGVGANPFNKYSGSHSNLKPEREEGELSPNGDFGEENFGVFQVEASDGTSNLKEGSACRPLQGRHKEVVKFAGENNADADDEGDESAQRSTEDSENASEAGEDASGSESGGGEEFSREDHEEEEDGMDPDTNSQSDGGAEVTDAQDLDVGISLSFSERLHSTVKPLYKYVASTLQNHDDKDAHIFYGNDSFYVLFRLHQVLYERILSAKIHSSTLEKKWKASKDTKSSDQYSKFISALYSLLDGSSDSTKFEDDCRSIIGTQSYVLFTLDKLIYKVVKQLQAVASDEMDNKLLQLYLYEKSRSPGRFLDLVYHENARVLLHDESIYRFECHSNPTRLSVQLMEYGNEKPEVTAVTFDPTFSQYLYNDYLSSIQDTKLADDVFLRRNKRKQGGNDDPPASLKTMDNIMFVNGLECKISCKTSKVSYVLDTEDFLFRMRKRRRAPSSGTMPAEANFAKAYTVKSQEFHRFLSRP, from the exons atggcgccgccggcgccggcgccgcagggGAACCTCACCACCAACGACGCCCTCACCTACCTCAAGAACGTCAAGGAGAAGTTCCAGGACAGGCGCCACAAGTACGACGAGTTCCTCGAGGTCATGCGCGATTtcaagagcaacaagatcgACACCGCCGGCGTCATCCTCCGCGTCAAGACCCTGTTCCACGGCCACTCCGACCTGATCCTCGGCTTCAACGCCTTCCTCCCCAAGGGGTACGAGATCAAGCACGAGGACCTCGACAGGAAGCCCGTCGATTTTGCCATGGCCATCAGCTTTGTCAACAGGATTAAG AGCCGATTCCAGCAGGAGGACCGTGTCTACAAGTCATTCCTCGCGATCCTCAACATGTACCGCATGCATAACAAGCCCATCCAAGATGTTTATGAGGAG GTCGCGAAACTGCTCCGAAGCCATCCTGATTTGCTTGAGGAgttcaagaacttcttgccggAAAACCCCACGCCTCCACAGGTAGCCACCGTCTCTAGAGTCAGGCATGCTAGGAGTGTTCAGACCATCAAG AGGGAGAGAGCTTTTCCGACAACTGCTGATCCTGACTCCAGTGTTGATCGCCCTGATTCTGAGCATGTTGTCCAGAGGAGTACTGAGGAGAAAAATCGCAATGCCTGCCACAATCAGGATAGAAGAGATTATGAAAGGAATGATAAATATGACAATAGAGAGCTATGTGGCCGTAAACCACAAAGAAAGGTGGAGGGTACAGGTGATGATACACTAGGGGGGCCTAGCATCTCTCCTTTATCATTGAATGATAATTATGTACTGATGAAAA GTTCAAACACACAAGAGTTTCACTTTTGCGAAAAAGTGAAGGTGAAGCTAGAGCCTGAAGCTTACCAAAAGTTCTTGAAATGCCTTCACATATACAGCCAAGAAATTATTACAATAAGTGAATTGAAAAGATTG GTAAAGGACATACTTCAGCACTACCCCGATCTTGTGAGTGGATTCAATGAATTCTTGGAACATTGTGAAAACATAG ATGGCTTTCTGGAAGGACTCTTAAATGATA GGCAAACATCACGGACAGATAAGACTctggaaaaagagagagacaaAGAGCAGGGAGATCCTGAGAAAGAGAGATATAAGGAACGGGGAAAACCTGAAAAAGCATCGCCATTCAATTCTAAGGAAGGAGCTAGTCACAAAGCTACTGCAGTCCCAAGCAAAGAAAAATATAACTTATGCAAACCAATATCAGAGCTTGATCTGTCAAACTGTCAGCGGTGCACTCCAAGTTACCGACTTTTGCCTAAAAAT TATCCAATGCCTCTTGCAAGCAACCTGACTGAAATTGGAGCTGCAGTGCTTAATGATCTCTGGGTATCAGTGACCTCTGGAAGTGAAGACTATTCATTTAAGCACATGCGCAAAAATCAGTATGAAGAAAGCTTGTTTAGATGTGAAGATGACAG GTTTGAGCTGGACATACTGTTGGAATCCGTTAATTCCACAATTAAGCGGGTTGAAGAGTTGATAGAAAAGATGGACAAATCATTTAAACCAGACAGCTCAATCGACATCGATGAACATTTGAATA CTCTGAATATGAGGTGCATTGAGCGGGTATATGGTGACCATGGACTTGATGTCGTGGATGTTCTTCGCAAAAACGCTGATGTGGCATTACCAGTTATTTTAACCAGGCTTAAACAAAAGCAGGAGGAATGGTCAAGGTGCCAGTCAGATTTTAATAAAATTTGGGCtgaaatatatgcaaaaaattATCACAAATCTCTCGACCATCGCAGTTTCTATTTCAAACAACAAGATACAAAGAATCTGAGCGCAAAAG TTCTATTGTCTGAGATTAAAGAAATCAATGAGAACAAAAGGAAGGGGGATGATGTGTTACTTGCAGTTGCAGCTGGCAACAGGCGGCCTATAGTTCCCAATATGTCATTTGAGTATGTAGATTCAGACATTCACGAAGATCTTTACCAGATCATCAAATACTCTTGTGGAGAACTCTGCAGTTCTTCAGATCAAGTTGACAAAGCGATGAGAATCTGGACAACATTTTTGGAGCCTATATTGGGTATTCAACATCAAGGTCATGGCACTGAAGATGCAGGTATGGTGAAAGCAAAGAGTCGAACCAGAAAAGTCAGTTTGGCATGCGGTGAGAAAAGAAATAATGCAACACCAAATGGTACAGTTGCTGTTAAGCCTGCCAATGGTGATGAAAATATTCTAAAGGAATGTGTACAACCTCCTCGTGCTATATTTGTAAATGAAGCTACAGAAGATGCCCAAGATTGTTCCCATGAAGGTGAGCAAACTTTCAGCAGAGATGAGGACTTACCAAATGCTGCAATGCATGGAAGAGTACAAAACGCCAGTTCTGCAGCTGACAAAGTagctactgcacaaaacatcTCCACCAAAGGATCTGTGGGGAACACTGATCTTTCTCCGACTGAAAAAAATCAGTGTAGAGCAAATATGGACCTTGTACCAG GTAATACTACCTCTGCTGGAGCTAAGGCTGTGGTCGAATTGAAGGGTAGGAATGAAACAATTCTGTCTACAGGG AAAAGAGAAGCTGGGACAATCAAATCTTTGCATGGAGTGGGTGCTAATCCATTTAATAAATATTCTGGTTCACACAGCAATTTAAAGCCAGAaagagaagaaggtgaattATCTCCTAATGGTGATTTTGGAGAGGAAAACTTTGGTGTTTTCCAAGTTGAAGCTTCAGATGGAACTTCTAATCTGAAGGAAGGTTCAGCCTGCAGACCTCTCCAGGGCAGACATAAGGAAGTTGTCAAGTTTGCTGGCGAGAATAATGCTGATGCAGATGATGAAGGTGATGAGAGTGCCCAGAGGTCTACAGAGGATAGTGAAAATGCATCTGAGGCTGGTGAAGATGCCTCTGGCAGCGAATCTGGTGGTGGTGAGGAATTTTCTCGAGAAGatcatgaggaagaagaggatggtaTGGACCCTGATACAAATTCCCAAAGTGACGGTGGGGCAGAGGTCACGGATGCACAAGATCTGGATGTAGGAATATCACTGTCATTTTCAGAACGTTTGCACAGCACAGTTAAACCACTTTACAAGTATGTTGCCTCCACATTACAAAACCATGACGATAaagatgcacatatattttatgGAAACGATTCGTTTTATGTTCTGTTCAGGCTACATCAG GTCTTATATGAGAGAATATTGTCAGCTAAGATACACTCTTCCACATTAGAGAAGAAGTGGAAGGCTTCAAAGGATACAAAATCTTCAGACCAATATTCGAA GTTTATCAGTGCCCTATACAGCTTGCTTGATGGTTCTTCTGACAGCACCAAATTCGAAGACGACTGCCGCTCCATCATTGGGACTCAATCATATGTTCTCTTTACTTTAGATAAACTGATATACAAAGTTGTGAAGCAG CTTCAAGCAGTAGCATCTGATGAAATGGACAACAAGCTTCTCCAGCTTTATCTGTATGAAAAATCCAGATCTCCTGGGAGATTCCTTGATCTGGTATATCATGAAAATGCACGTGTCCTTCTCCATGATGAGAGCATATACCGATTTGAATGC CATTCAAATCCTACAAGATTATCTGTTCAACTCATGGAGTATGGGAATGAAAAACCTGAAGTGACAGCTGTCACATTTGATCCAACCTTTTCACAATATCTTTATAATGATTATCTGTCAAGTATTCAAGATACCAAATTGGCTGATGATGTCTTCCTTAGGAG GAATAAGCGGAAGCAAGGGGGAAATGATGACCCCCCAGCTTCATTGAAGACCATGGACAATATCATGTTTGTCAATGGTCTTGAGTGCAAGATATCTTGCAAAACCTCAAAG GTTTCCTATGTCCTTGACACCGAGGATTTCTTATTTCGAATGAGAAAGAGGAGGAGAGCTCCATCTAGTGGAACCATGCCTGCAGAGGCAAATTTTGCGAAAGCTTATACTGTAAAATCACAAGAATTTCATAGATTTCTCTCCAGGCCGTAG